Proteins encoded within one genomic window of Micromonospora halotolerans:
- a CDS encoding winged helix-turn-helix transcriptional regulator → MTDFLARRDSWSTANCSIAGALDVVGNRTTLLLLREASFGTRRFDEFARRVGVSEPVAAARLKQLVADGLLDRRPYREPGQRTRDEYVLTAKGRDLLPVLAALREWGDTYAVEEPSVRLAHHDCGAAVHVALRCAAGHDVPADQVDLLPGPGLLPS, encoded by the coding sequence ATGACGGACTTCCTCGCGCGGCGGGACTCCTGGTCCACCGCCAACTGCTCGATCGCCGGCGCGCTCGACGTGGTCGGCAACCGCACCACGCTGCTCCTGCTGCGCGAGGCGTCGTTCGGCACCCGGCGCTTCGACGAGTTCGCCCGCCGGGTCGGCGTCAGCGAGCCGGTGGCCGCCGCCCGGCTGAAGCAGCTCGTCGCCGACGGGCTGCTCGACCGGCGGCCCTACCGGGAGCCCGGGCAGCGCACCCGCGACGAGTACGTGCTCACCGCCAAGGGGCGGGACCTGCTGCCCGTGCTCGCCGCCCTGCGTGAGTGGGGCGACACGTACGCCGTCGAGGAGCCGTCGGTCCGGCTGGCCCACCACGACTGCGGCGCGGCGGTGCACGTGGCGCTGCGCTGCGCGGCCGGGCACGACGTGCCCGCCGACCAGGTGGACCTGCTGCCCGGGCCCGGCCTGCTGCCGTCCTGA